One Euphorbia lathyris chromosome 1, ddEupLath1.1, whole genome shotgun sequence DNA segment encodes these proteins:
- the LOC136232140 gene encoding uncharacterized protein has protein sequence MVDPPLLKKKKSVSIGGGKLMADAMRVVKPTARLEELVKPNLEGYWSAKYGDKGSLRNESVINDLDEALGQLGEVRESQNKISGSAHVQMGKTELLTVYTRMRAMEADLLQGVADKATIERLEKEIVVANANATSAIALKDAEILKLKKQMDADAKEYEAALEDTEILAGERAYYYGEWIMAYVQLAHPEIDFTDPEFVVPDVDVVLKYRKIPEVKDYIHDYIHKVMNGSAEESKPLVDLEPEDPDKVPLKAGDQSGELITDCTIPQEGVVSVEKETPLEGTSGVKDAKEDAPTDV, from the exons ATGGTTGATCCTCCTCttctaaagaagaagaaatctgtATCCATAGGTGGAGGAAAGCTAATGGCAGATGCCATGCGTGTCGTGAAACCAACGGCAAGACTCGAAGAG ttggtgaagccgaacctggaaggttactggtccgccaagtatggTGACAAAGGATCTCTGAGAAATGAATCCGTCATCAATGACTTGGACGAAGCTCTTGGCCAACTTGGGGAAGTTCGGGAGAGCCAAAATAAGATCTCGGGATCAGCCCATGTCCAGATGGGAAAAACGGAGCTTCTTACG GTATACACCCGTATGCGTGCCATGGAAGCGGATCTCCTTCAAggagtggcggataaggcaaccatagaaaggttggagaagGAGATCGTCGTTGCCAATGCGAACGCTACGTCCGCCATTGCCCTAaaggatgctgagatccttaaattgaagaAGCAAATGGATGCGGATGCTAAAGAATATGAAGCTGCTTTAGAGGACACGGAGATCTTGGCAGGGGAGCGAGCTTACTACTATGGCGagtggatcatggcgtatgttcaactggcgcatcccgagattgattttacagatccggAGTTCGTGGTTCCTGACGTGGATGTTGTCCTTAAGTATCGCAAAATTCCAGAAGTCAAGGACTACATCCATGATTACATTCACAAGGTGATGAACGGATCCGCCGAAGAAAGCAAGCCCCTTGTCGACCTTGAGCCAGAGGACCCCGATAAAGTGCCTTTGAAGGCGGGTGACCAAAGTGGGGAGCTGATAACCGATTGTACTATTCCTCAAGAAGGAGTTGTTTCTGTAGAGAAGGAAACCCCACTAGAGGGCACATCTGGTGTAAAGgatgctaaggaggatgctcctacaGACGTTTAG